A stretch of the Arvicola amphibius chromosome 8, mArvAmp1.2, whole genome shotgun sequence genome encodes the following:
- the Gpbar1 gene encoding G-protein coupled bile acid receptor 1 — protein sequence MMTPNNTGEVASSIPKGVLGISLALSSLIVVANLLLALGIALDRHLRSPPAGCFFLSLLLAGLLTGLALPMLPGLWSRSHRGYWSCLFLHLAPNFSFLSLLANLLLVHGERYVAVLQPLRPHGSMRLALLLTWASPLLFASLPALGWNHWSPGANCSSQAVFPAPYLYLEVYGLLLPAVGAAALLSVRVLATAHHQLQDICRLERAVCRDTPSTLARTLTWRQARAQAGATLLFLLCWGPYVATLLLSVLAYERRPPLGPGTLLSLISLGSASAAAVPVAMGLGDQRYTAPWRAAAQRWLRALRGRDKRDSPGPGTTAYHPSSQGSMDLNLN from the coding sequence ATGATGACACCTAACAACACTGGGGAGGTGGCCAGCTCCATTCCCAAGGGGGTACTGGGGATTTCCCTGGCCCTGTCAAGTCTCATCGTTGTCGCCAACCTGCTCCTGGCCCTAGGAATCGCCCTGGACCGCCACCTGCGCAGCCCACCTGCTGGCTGCTTCTTCCTAAGCCTGCTACTGGCCGGGCTACTCACGGGGCTGGCACTACCCATGCTCCCAGGGCTGTGGAGCAGGAGCCACCGGGGCTACTggtcctgtctctttctccacttGGCCCCcaacttctctttcctctccctgcttGCCAACCTGTTGCTCGTGCATGGGGAGCGATATGTGGCAGTTTTGCAGCCACTCCGGCCCCATGGGAGTATGCGGCTAGCCCTGCTCCTCACCTGGGCCAGCCCCCTGCTCTTCGCCAGCCTGCCTGCTCTGGGCTGGAACCATTGGAGTCCTGGTGCCAACTGCAGCTCCcaagctgtcttcccagccccctACCTCTACCTCGAAGTCTACGGGCTCCTTTTGCCTGCTGTGGGAGCTGCTGCCCTTCTGTCTGTCCGAGTGTTGGCTACTGCCCACCACCAGCTGCAGGATATCTGCCGACTGGAGCGGGCAGTGTGCCGTGATACTCCCTCAACCCTGGCCAGGACTCTCACCTGGAGGCAGGCTAGGGCACAGGCAGGAGCCACGCTACTCTTTCTGCTGTGCTGGGGACCCTATGTGGCCACACTGCTCCTGTCAGTGCTGGCCTATGAGCGGCGTCCACCACTAGGGCCGGGAACTCTCTTATCTCTCATCTCACTGGGCAGCGCCAGCGCTGCAGCTGTTCCTGTGGCCATGGGTCTGGGAGATCAGCGCTACACAGCCCCATGGAGGGCAGCTGCCCAAAGGTGGCTGCGAGCGCTTCGAGGAAGGGACAAGAGGGACAGTCCAGGCCCCGGCACCACTGCCTACCACCCCAGCAGCCAAGGCAGCATGGACCTGAACTTGAACTAg